A stretch of Brassica napus cultivar Da-Ae chromosome C6, Da-Ae, whole genome shotgun sequence DNA encodes these proteins:
- the LOC106412943 gene encoding uncharacterized protein LOC106412943, which produces MERAKLPFKKRFSWNGRNKSFMGFMVDDNMKEKERRGRFCDSPKVLQCHECKGFGHVADECENLQKRKKKTVTKSDSKSESDYGEELKSIVAFTTFMSGSKTKFPVGSASASVSGSSCGGDDDAVSDDEGGTFDLAGNYEKLYEHWLKLVETNLDLAKEKAKLEAQVAEALKYASEKEEEARQAGAQLAETQKNLRLLNNGTNQLDHLLSIGQSDRCGLEYQGECLKAEGVFVPAGKTKDVATSDTKPEVKRFVGNATYRKIAVKPATGVKNVTATRAATSIAAATDTATALERVSGLKSGFQQRFRPVCHHCGVVGHIRPRCFKLLREKNQMEKAYGMRYHGPICYSFGVQGHMRRDCVKSVQGANHGGFGLRNTWSRRFDH; this is translated from the coding sequence ATGGAGAGAGCTAAGTTGCCTTTCAAGAAGCGTTTCTCATGGAATGGACGAAACAAATCTTTTATGGGGTTCATGGTTGATGATAACATGaaggagaaagaaagaagaggaagatttTGTGATTCTCCAAAGGTTCTACAGTGCCATGAATGCAAAGGTTTTGGGCATGTAGCTGATGAGTGTGAAAATCTGCAGAAGCGGAAGAAGAAGACAGTCACCAAGAGTGATTCTAAAAGTGAATCTGATTATGGTGAGGAGCTAAAGAGTATTGTGGCGTTCACAACCTTTATGTCTGGTTCTAAGACGAAATTTCCAGTGGGATCTGCTTCAGCGTCTGTGTCAGGGTCTTCATGTGGAGGTGATGATGATGCTGTAAGTGATGATGAAGGTGGAACCTTTGATCTTGCTGGGAATTATGAAAAGTTGTATGAGCATTGGCTCAAGCTGGTTGAGACGAATTTAGATTTGGCTAAGGAGAAAGCCAAGCTAGAAGCTCAAGTTGCTGAAGCTCTTAAGTATGCttcagagaaagaagaagaagcacgaCAGGCTGGTGCTCAACTTGCAGAGACTCAGAAGAATTTGAGGTTGCTGAATAATGGGACGAATCAGCTAGATCATCTTCTCAGTATTGGGCAAAGTGATAGATGTGGCCTTGAATATCAAGGAGAATGTTTGAAAGCTGAAGGTGTTTTTGTACCAGCAGGTAAAACTAAGGATGTAGCTACGTCTGATACAAAGCCTGAGGTTAAGAGGTTTGTTGGGAATGCAACATATAGGAAGATTGCAGTGAAGCCTGCAACTGGTGTGAAGAATGTGACTGCTACGCGTGCTGCTACGAGTATTGCTGCGGCAACTGATACAGCGACTGCTCTAGAGAGAGTTTCTGGATTGAAGAGTGGATTTCAACAAAGGTTTCGGCCTGTTTGTCATCACTGTGGTGTTGTTGGACACATTAGGCCAAGGTGTTTCAAGTTATTGAGGGAGAAGAATCAGATGGAGAAAGCTTATGGTATGAGGTATCATGGACCTATATGTTATTCTTTTGGAGTTCAAGGGCATATGCGGCGTGATTGTGTCAAGTCTGTTCAAGGAGCTAATCATGGAGGATTTGGGCTCAGGAATACGTGGTCTAGGAGATTTGATCACTAA